The Theropithecus gelada isolate Dixy chromosome 11, Tgel_1.0, whole genome shotgun sequence genome includes a region encoding these proteins:
- the TNS2 gene encoding tensin-2 isoform X1 — MDGGGVCVGRGDLLSSPQALGQLLRKESRPRRAMKPRKAEPHSFREKVFRKKPPVCAVCKVTIDGTGVSCRVCKVATHRKCEAKVTSACQALPPAELRRNTAPVRRIEHLGSTKSLNHSKQRSTLPRSFSLDPLMERRWDLDLTYVTERILAAAFPARPDEQRHRGHLRELAHVLQSKHRDKYLLFNLSEKRHDLTRLNPKVQDFGWPELHAPPLDKLCSICKAMETWLSADPQHVVVLYCKGSKGKLGVIVSAYMHYSKISAGADQALATLTMRKFCEDKVATELQPSQRRYISYFSGLLSGSIRMNSSPLFLHYVLVPTLPAFEPGTGFQPFLKIYQSMQLVYTSGVYHIAGPGPQQLCISLEPALLLKGDVMVTCYHKGGRGTDRTLVFRVQFHTCTIHGPQLTFPKDQLDEAWTDERFPFQASVEFVFSSSPEKIKGSTPRNDPSVSVDYNTTEPAVRWDSYENFNQHHEDSVDGSLTHTRGPLDGSPYAQVQRPPRQTPPAPSPEPPPPPMLSVSSDSGHSSTLTTEPAAESPGRPPPTAAERQELDRLLGGCGVASGGRGAGRETAILDDEEQPTVGGGPHLGVYPGHRPGLSRHCSCRQGYRESCGVPNGGYYRPEGTLERRRLAYGGYEGSPQGYAEASMEKRRLCRSLSEGPYPCPPEMGKPATGDFGCRAPGYREVVILEDPGLPALYPCPACEEKLALPTAALYGLRLEREAGEGWATEAGKPLLHSVRPGHPLPLLLPACGHHHAPMPDYSCLKSPKAGEEGHEGCSYTMCPEGRYGHPGYPALVTYSYGGAVPSYCPAYGRVPHSCGSPGEGRGYPSPGAHSPRAGSISPGSPPYPQSRKLSYEIPTEEGGNRYPLPGHLASAGPLASAESLEPVSWREGPSGHSTLPRSPRDAPGSASSQLSGPSTPLHTSSPVQGKESTRRQDTRSPTSAPTQRLSPGEALPPVSQAGTGKAPELPSGSGPEPPAPSPVSPTFPPSSPSDWPQERSPGGFSDGASPRSPVPTTLPGLRHAPWQGPRGPPDSPDGSPLTPVPSQMPWLVASPEPPQSSPTPAFPLAVSYDTSGLTQPPLPEKRHLPGPGQQPGPWGPERASSPARGISHHVTFAPLLSDNVPEPPEPPTQESQSNVKFVQDTSKFWYKPHLSRDQAIALLKDKDPGAFLIRDSHSFQGAYGLALKVATPPPSAQPWKGDPLEQLVRHFLIETGPKGVKIKGCPSEPYFGSLSALVSQHSISPISLPCCLHIPSKDPLEETPEAPVPTNMSTAADLLRQGAACSVLYLTSVETESLTGPQAVARASSAALSCSPRPTPAVVHFKVSAQGITLTDNQRKLFFRRHYPVNSITFSSTDPQDRRWTNPDGTTSKIFGFVAKKPGSPWENVCHLFAELDPDQPAGAIVTFITKVLLGQRK, encoded by the exons ATGGATGGGGGTGGAGTATGTGTTGGGAGGGGGGACCTCCTGTCCAGTCCTCAGGCCCTGGGACAGCTGCTGAGGAAGGAGAGCAGACCCAGGAGAGCCATGAAG CCTAGGAAAGCTGAGCCTCATAGCTTCCGGGAGAAGGTTTTCCGGAAGAAACCTCCAGTCTGTGCAGTATGTAAGGTGACCATCGATGGGACAGGCGTTTCGTGCAGAG TCTGCAAGGTGGCGACGCACAGAAAATGTGAAGCAAAG GTGACTTCAGCCTGTCAGGCCTTGCCTCCCGCGGAGTTG CGGCGAAACACGGCCCCAGTCAGGCGCATAGAGCACCTG GGATCCACCAAATCTCTGAACCACTCAAAGCAGCGCAGCACTCTGCCCAG GAGCTTCAGCCTGGATCCCCTCATGGAGCGGCGCTGGGACTTAGACCTCACCTACGTGACGGAGCGCATCTTGGCCGCCGCCTTCCCCGCGCGGCCCGATGAACAGCGGCACCGGGGCCACCTGCGCGAGCTGGCCCACGTGCTGCAATCCAAGCACCGGGACAAGTACCTG CTCTTCAACCTTTCAGAGAAAAGGCATGACCTGACCCGCTTAAACCCCAAG GTTCAAGACTTCGGCTGGCCTGAGCTGCATGCTCCACCCCTGGACAAGCTGTGCTCCATCTGCAAAGCCATGGAGACATGGCTCAGTGCTGACCCACAGCACGTGGTCGTACTATACTGCAAG ggAAGCAAGGGCAAGCTCGGGGTCATCGTTTCTGCCTACATGCACTACAGCAAGATCTCTGCAGG GGCTGACCAGGCACTGGCTACTCTTACCATGCGGAAATTCTGCGAGGACAAGGTGGCCACAGAACTGCAGCCCTCCCAGCGTCG ATACATCAGCTACTTCAGTGGGCTGCTGTCCGGCTCCATCAGAATGAACAGCAGCCCTCTCTTCCTGCACTATGTGCTCGTCCCCACGCTGCCAGCCTTTGAACCCGGCACAG GCTTCCAGCCCTTCCTTAAAATCTACCAGTCCATGCAGCTTGTCTACACGTCTGGAGTCTA TCACATTGCAGGCCCTGGTCCCCAGCAGCTTTGCATCAGCCTGGAGCCAGCCCTCCTCCTCAAAGGCGATGTCATG GTAACATGCTATCACAAGGGTGGCCGGGGCACAGACCGGACCCTGGTGTTCCGAGTCCAGTTTCACACCTGCACCATCCACGGACCACAGCTTACTTTCCCCAAGGACCAGCTGGACGAGGCCTGGACTG ATGAGAGGTTCCCCTTTCAAGCCTCCGTGGAGTTTGTCTTCTCCTCCAGCCCCGAGAAGATCAAAG GCAGCACTCCACGGAATGACCCCTCGGTCTCTGTCGACTACAACACCACTGAGCCGGCTGTGCGCTGGGACTCCTATGAGAACTTCAACCAGCACCACGAGGACAGTGTGGATG GCTCCCTGACCCACACCCGGGGTCCCCTGGATGGCAGTCCTTATGCCCAGGTGCAGCGGCCCCCCCGGCAGACCCCCCCGGCACCCTCTCCAGAGCCTCCACCACCCCCCATGCTCTCTGTCAGCAGCGACTCGGGCCATTCCTCCACGCTGACCACAGAGCCGGCTGCTGAGTCCCCTGGCCGGCCGCCCCCTACGGCTGCTGAACGGCAGGAGTTGGATCGCCTCCTAGGAGGCTGCGGAGTGGCCAGTGGGGGCCGGGGGGCTGGGCGAGAGACGGCCATCCTAGATGACGAAGAGCAGCCCACTGTGGGCGGAGGCCCCCACCTCGGAGTGTATCCAGGCCACAGGCCTGGCCTCAGCCGCCACTGCTCCTGCCGCCAGGGCTACCGGGAGTCCTGCGGGGTCCCCAATGGGGGCTACTACCGGCCAGAGGGAACCCTGGAGAGGAGGCGACTGGCCTATGGGGGCTATGAGGGATCCCCCCAGGGCTACGCTGAGGCCTCGATGGAGAAGAGGCGCCTCTGCCGATCGCTGTCAGAGGGGCCATACCCCTGCCCACCTGAGATGGGGAAACCAGCCACTGGGGACTTTGGCTGCCGCGCCCCAGGCTACCGGGAGGTGGTCATCCTGGAGGACCCTGGGCTGCCTGCCCTATACCCATGCCCAGCCTGCGAGGAGAAGCTGGCGCTGCCTACAGCAGCCTTGTATGGACTGCGGCTGGAGAGGGAGGCTGGAGAAGGGTGGGCAACTGAGGCTGGCAAGCCTCTCCTGCACTCAGTGCGGCCTGGGCACCCGCTGCCTCTGCTCTTGCCTGCCTGTGGGCATCACCATGCCCCGATGCCTGACTACAGCTGCCTGAAGTCACCCAAGGCAGGCGAGGAAGGGCACGAGGGCTGCTCCTACACTATGTGCCCCGAAGGCAGGTATGGGCATCCAGGGTACCCTGCCCTGGTGACATACAGCTATGGAGGAGCAGTTCCCAGTTACTGCCCAGCATATGGCCGCGTGCCTCATAGCTGTGGCTCTCCAGGAGAGGGCAGAGGGTATCCCAGCCCTGGTGCCCACTCCCCACGGGCTGGCTCCATTTCCCCGGGCAGCCCGCCCTATCCACAATCTAGGAAGCTGAGCTACGAGATCCCTACGGAGGAGGGAGGGAACAGGTACCCATTGCCTGGGCACCTGGCCTCAGCAGGACCCTTGGCATCTGCAG AGTCGCTGGAGCCAGTGTCCTGGAGGGAGGGCCCCAGTGGGCACAGCACACTGCCTCGGTCTCCCCGAGATGCCCCAGGCAGTGCTTCGTCACAGTTGTCTGGTCCCTCCACGCCCCTGCATACCAGCAGCCCAGTCCAGGGCAAGGAAAG CACCCGGCGACAGGACACTAGGTCCCCCACCTCAGCGCCCACTCAGAGACTGAGTCCTGGCGAGGCCTTGCCCCCTGTTTCCCAGGCAGGCACCGGAAAGGCCCCTGAGCTGCCTTCGGGAAGTGGGCCTGAGCCTCCAGCCCCTAGCCCCGTCTCTCCGACCTTTCCTCCCAGCTCGCCCAGTGACTGGCCTCAGGAAAGGAGTCCAGGGGGCTTCTCAGACGGCGCCAGTCCTCGGAGCCCTGTGCCTACCACACTTCCTGGCCTCCGCCACGCCCCCTGGCAAGGCCCTCGAGGCCCCCCAGACAGCCCAGATGGGTCTCCCCTCACTCCTGTGCCTTCCCAGATGCCCTGGCTTGTAGCCAGCCCAGAGCCGCCTCAGAGCTCACCCACACCTGCTTTCCCCCTGGCTGTCTCCTATGACACCAGTGGCCTTACCCAGCCCCCACTTCCTGAGAAACGCCACCTGCCCGGGCCGGGGCAACAGCCAGGACCCTGGGGCCCAGAGCGGGCATCATCGCCAGCCAGAGGCATCAGTCACCATGTCACCTTCGCACCTCTGCTCTCGGATAATGTCCCCGAACCCCCAG AGCCTCCTACACAAGAGAGCCAAAGCAATGTCAAGTTTGTCCAGGATACATCCAAGTTCTGGTACAAGCCACACCTGTCCCGTGACCAAG CCATTGCCCTGCTGAAGGACAAGGACCCTGGAGCCTTCCTGATCAGGGACAGTCATTCATTCCAAGGAGCTTATGGGCTGGCCCTCAAGGTGGCCACACCGCCACCCAGTGCCCAGCCCTGGAAAG gGGACCCCTTGGAACAGCTGGTCCGCCATTTCCTCATTGAGACTGGGCCCAAAGGGGTGAAGATCAAGGGCTGCCCCAGTGAGCCCTACTTTG gCAGCCtgtccgccttggtctcccagcaCTCCATCTCCCCCATCTCCCTGCCCTGCTGTCTGCACATTCCCAGCAAAG ATCCTCTGGAAGAGACCCCAGAGGCTCCAGTGCCCACCAACATGAGCACAGCAGCAGACCTCCTGCGTCAGGGTGCTG CCTGCAGCGTGCTCTACTTGACCTCAGTGGAGACAGAGTCACTGACAGGCCCCCAAGCCGTGGCCCGGGCCAGCTCTGCAGCTCTGAGCTGCAGCCCCCGCCCAACACCAGCAGTTGTCCACTTCAAGGTGTCCGCCCAGGGCATTACACTGACGGACAACCAAAGGAA GCTATTCTTTCGCCGCCATTATCCAGTGAACAGCATCACCTTCTCCAGCACTGACCCTCAAGACCGGAG ATGGACCAACCCAGACGGGACCACCTCCAA GATCTTTGGTTTCGTGGCCAAGAAGCCGGGAAGCCCCTGGGAGAATGTGTGTCACCTCTTTGCAGAGCTTGACCCAGATCAGCCTGCTGGCGCCATTGTCACCTTCATCACCAAAGTTCTACTGGGccagagaaaatga
- the TNS2 gene encoding tensin-2 isoform X2, whose translation MKSSGPVERLLRALGRRDSSRATSRPRKAEPHSFREKVFRKKPPVCAVCKVTIDGTGVSCRVCKVATHRKCEAKVTSACQALPPAELRRNTAPVRRIEHLGSTKSLNHSKQRSTLPRSFSLDPLMERRWDLDLTYVTERILAAAFPARPDEQRHRGHLRELAHVLQSKHRDKYLLFNLSEKRHDLTRLNPKVQDFGWPELHAPPLDKLCSICKAMETWLSADPQHVVVLYCKGSKGKLGVIVSAYMHYSKISAGADQALATLTMRKFCEDKVATELQPSQRRYISYFSGLLSGSIRMNSSPLFLHYVLVPTLPAFEPGTGFQPFLKIYQSMQLVYTSGVYHIAGPGPQQLCISLEPALLLKGDVMVTCYHKGGRGTDRTLVFRVQFHTCTIHGPQLTFPKDQLDEAWTDERFPFQASVEFVFSSSPEKIKGSTPRNDPSVSVDYNTTEPAVRWDSYENFNQHHEDSVDGSLTHTRGPLDGSPYAQVQRPPRQTPPAPSPEPPPPPMLSVSSDSGHSSTLTTEPAAESPGRPPPTAAERQELDRLLGGCGVASGGRGAGRETAILDDEEQPTVGGGPHLGVYPGHRPGLSRHCSCRQGYRESCGVPNGGYYRPEGTLERRRLAYGGYEGSPQGYAEASMEKRRLCRSLSEGPYPCPPEMGKPATGDFGCRAPGYREVVILEDPGLPALYPCPACEEKLALPTAALYGLRLEREAGEGWATEAGKPLLHSVRPGHPLPLLLPACGHHHAPMPDYSCLKSPKAGEEGHEGCSYTMCPEGRYGHPGYPALVTYSYGGAVPSYCPAYGRVPHSCGSPGEGRGYPSPGAHSPRAGSISPGSPPYPQSRKLSYEIPTEEGGNRYPLPGHLASAGPLASAESLEPVSWREGPSGHSTLPRSPRDAPGSASSQLSGPSTPLHTSSPVQGKESTRRQDTRSPTSAPTQRLSPGEALPPVSQAGTGKAPELPSGSGPEPPAPSPVSPTFPPSSPSDWPQERSPGGFSDGASPRSPVPTTLPGLRHAPWQGPRGPPDSPDGSPLTPVPSQMPWLVASPEPPQSSPTPAFPLAVSYDTSGLTQPPLPEKRHLPGPGQQPGPWGPERASSPARGISHHVTFAPLLSDNVPEPPEPPTQESQSNVKFVQDTSKFWYKPHLSRDQAIALLKDKDPGAFLIRDSHSFQGAYGLALKVATPPPSAQPWKGDPLEQLVRHFLIETGPKGVKIKGCPSEPYFGSLSALVSQHSISPISLPCCLHIPSKDPLEETPEAPVPTNMSTAADLLRQGAACSVLYLTSVETESLTGPQAVARASSAALSCSPRPTPAVVHFKVSAQGITLTDNQRKLFFRRHYPVNSITFSSTDPQDRRWTNPDGTTSKIFGFVAKKPGSPWENVCHLFAELDPDQPAGAIVTFITKVLLGQRK comes from the exons ATGAAGTCCAGCGGCCCTGTGGAGAGGCTGCTCAGAGCCCTGGGGAGGAGGGACAGCAGCCGGGCCACAAGCAGG CCTAGGAAAGCTGAGCCTCATAGCTTCCGGGAGAAGGTTTTCCGGAAGAAACCTCCAGTCTGTGCAGTATGTAAGGTGACCATCGATGGGACAGGCGTTTCGTGCAGAG TCTGCAAGGTGGCGACGCACAGAAAATGTGAAGCAAAG GTGACTTCAGCCTGTCAGGCCTTGCCTCCCGCGGAGTTG CGGCGAAACACGGCCCCAGTCAGGCGCATAGAGCACCTG GGATCCACCAAATCTCTGAACCACTCAAAGCAGCGCAGCACTCTGCCCAG GAGCTTCAGCCTGGATCCCCTCATGGAGCGGCGCTGGGACTTAGACCTCACCTACGTGACGGAGCGCATCTTGGCCGCCGCCTTCCCCGCGCGGCCCGATGAACAGCGGCACCGGGGCCACCTGCGCGAGCTGGCCCACGTGCTGCAATCCAAGCACCGGGACAAGTACCTG CTCTTCAACCTTTCAGAGAAAAGGCATGACCTGACCCGCTTAAACCCCAAG GTTCAAGACTTCGGCTGGCCTGAGCTGCATGCTCCACCCCTGGACAAGCTGTGCTCCATCTGCAAAGCCATGGAGACATGGCTCAGTGCTGACCCACAGCACGTGGTCGTACTATACTGCAAG ggAAGCAAGGGCAAGCTCGGGGTCATCGTTTCTGCCTACATGCACTACAGCAAGATCTCTGCAGG GGCTGACCAGGCACTGGCTACTCTTACCATGCGGAAATTCTGCGAGGACAAGGTGGCCACAGAACTGCAGCCCTCCCAGCGTCG ATACATCAGCTACTTCAGTGGGCTGCTGTCCGGCTCCATCAGAATGAACAGCAGCCCTCTCTTCCTGCACTATGTGCTCGTCCCCACGCTGCCAGCCTTTGAACCCGGCACAG GCTTCCAGCCCTTCCTTAAAATCTACCAGTCCATGCAGCTTGTCTACACGTCTGGAGTCTA TCACATTGCAGGCCCTGGTCCCCAGCAGCTTTGCATCAGCCTGGAGCCAGCCCTCCTCCTCAAAGGCGATGTCATG GTAACATGCTATCACAAGGGTGGCCGGGGCACAGACCGGACCCTGGTGTTCCGAGTCCAGTTTCACACCTGCACCATCCACGGACCACAGCTTACTTTCCCCAAGGACCAGCTGGACGAGGCCTGGACTG ATGAGAGGTTCCCCTTTCAAGCCTCCGTGGAGTTTGTCTTCTCCTCCAGCCCCGAGAAGATCAAAG GCAGCACTCCACGGAATGACCCCTCGGTCTCTGTCGACTACAACACCACTGAGCCGGCTGTGCGCTGGGACTCCTATGAGAACTTCAACCAGCACCACGAGGACAGTGTGGATG GCTCCCTGACCCACACCCGGGGTCCCCTGGATGGCAGTCCTTATGCCCAGGTGCAGCGGCCCCCCCGGCAGACCCCCCCGGCACCCTCTCCAGAGCCTCCACCACCCCCCATGCTCTCTGTCAGCAGCGACTCGGGCCATTCCTCCACGCTGACCACAGAGCCGGCTGCTGAGTCCCCTGGCCGGCCGCCCCCTACGGCTGCTGAACGGCAGGAGTTGGATCGCCTCCTAGGAGGCTGCGGAGTGGCCAGTGGGGGCCGGGGGGCTGGGCGAGAGACGGCCATCCTAGATGACGAAGAGCAGCCCACTGTGGGCGGAGGCCCCCACCTCGGAGTGTATCCAGGCCACAGGCCTGGCCTCAGCCGCCACTGCTCCTGCCGCCAGGGCTACCGGGAGTCCTGCGGGGTCCCCAATGGGGGCTACTACCGGCCAGAGGGAACCCTGGAGAGGAGGCGACTGGCCTATGGGGGCTATGAGGGATCCCCCCAGGGCTACGCTGAGGCCTCGATGGAGAAGAGGCGCCTCTGCCGATCGCTGTCAGAGGGGCCATACCCCTGCCCACCTGAGATGGGGAAACCAGCCACTGGGGACTTTGGCTGCCGCGCCCCAGGCTACCGGGAGGTGGTCATCCTGGAGGACCCTGGGCTGCCTGCCCTATACCCATGCCCAGCCTGCGAGGAGAAGCTGGCGCTGCCTACAGCAGCCTTGTATGGACTGCGGCTGGAGAGGGAGGCTGGAGAAGGGTGGGCAACTGAGGCTGGCAAGCCTCTCCTGCACTCAGTGCGGCCTGGGCACCCGCTGCCTCTGCTCTTGCCTGCCTGTGGGCATCACCATGCCCCGATGCCTGACTACAGCTGCCTGAAGTCACCCAAGGCAGGCGAGGAAGGGCACGAGGGCTGCTCCTACACTATGTGCCCCGAAGGCAGGTATGGGCATCCAGGGTACCCTGCCCTGGTGACATACAGCTATGGAGGAGCAGTTCCCAGTTACTGCCCAGCATATGGCCGCGTGCCTCATAGCTGTGGCTCTCCAGGAGAGGGCAGAGGGTATCCCAGCCCTGGTGCCCACTCCCCACGGGCTGGCTCCATTTCCCCGGGCAGCCCGCCCTATCCACAATCTAGGAAGCTGAGCTACGAGATCCCTACGGAGGAGGGAGGGAACAGGTACCCATTGCCTGGGCACCTGGCCTCAGCAGGACCCTTGGCATCTGCAG AGTCGCTGGAGCCAGTGTCCTGGAGGGAGGGCCCCAGTGGGCACAGCACACTGCCTCGGTCTCCCCGAGATGCCCCAGGCAGTGCTTCGTCACAGTTGTCTGGTCCCTCCACGCCCCTGCATACCAGCAGCCCAGTCCAGGGCAAGGAAAG CACCCGGCGACAGGACACTAGGTCCCCCACCTCAGCGCCCACTCAGAGACTGAGTCCTGGCGAGGCCTTGCCCCCTGTTTCCCAGGCAGGCACCGGAAAGGCCCCTGAGCTGCCTTCGGGAAGTGGGCCTGAGCCTCCAGCCCCTAGCCCCGTCTCTCCGACCTTTCCTCCCAGCTCGCCCAGTGACTGGCCTCAGGAAAGGAGTCCAGGGGGCTTCTCAGACGGCGCCAGTCCTCGGAGCCCTGTGCCTACCACACTTCCTGGCCTCCGCCACGCCCCCTGGCAAGGCCCTCGAGGCCCCCCAGACAGCCCAGATGGGTCTCCCCTCACTCCTGTGCCTTCCCAGATGCCCTGGCTTGTAGCCAGCCCAGAGCCGCCTCAGAGCTCACCCACACCTGCTTTCCCCCTGGCTGTCTCCTATGACACCAGTGGCCTTACCCAGCCCCCACTTCCTGAGAAACGCCACCTGCCCGGGCCGGGGCAACAGCCAGGACCCTGGGGCCCAGAGCGGGCATCATCGCCAGCCAGAGGCATCAGTCACCATGTCACCTTCGCACCTCTGCTCTCGGATAATGTCCCCGAACCCCCAG AGCCTCCTACACAAGAGAGCCAAAGCAATGTCAAGTTTGTCCAGGATACATCCAAGTTCTGGTACAAGCCACACCTGTCCCGTGACCAAG CCATTGCCCTGCTGAAGGACAAGGACCCTGGAGCCTTCCTGATCAGGGACAGTCATTCATTCCAAGGAGCTTATGGGCTGGCCCTCAAGGTGGCCACACCGCCACCCAGTGCCCAGCCCTGGAAAG gGGACCCCTTGGAACAGCTGGTCCGCCATTTCCTCATTGAGACTGGGCCCAAAGGGGTGAAGATCAAGGGCTGCCCCAGTGAGCCCTACTTTG gCAGCCtgtccgccttggtctcccagcaCTCCATCTCCCCCATCTCCCTGCCCTGCTGTCTGCACATTCCCAGCAAAG ATCCTCTGGAAGAGACCCCAGAGGCTCCAGTGCCCACCAACATGAGCACAGCAGCAGACCTCCTGCGTCAGGGTGCTG CCTGCAGCGTGCTCTACTTGACCTCAGTGGAGACAGAGTCACTGACAGGCCCCCAAGCCGTGGCCCGGGCCAGCTCTGCAGCTCTGAGCTGCAGCCCCCGCCCAACACCAGCAGTTGTCCACTTCAAGGTGTCCGCCCAGGGCATTACACTGACGGACAACCAAAGGAA GCTATTCTTTCGCCGCCATTATCCAGTGAACAGCATCACCTTCTCCAGCACTGACCCTCAAGACCGGAG ATGGACCAACCCAGACGGGACCACCTCCAA GATCTTTGGTTTCGTGGCCAAGAAGCCGGGAAGCCCCTGGGAGAATGTGTGTCACCTCTTTGCAGAGCTTGACCCAGATCAGCCTGCTGGCGCCATTGTCACCTTCATCACCAAAGTTCTACTGGGccagagaaaatga